A segment of the Granulicella aggregans genome:
CGCCGTGGCGGTTCACGATCTTGCTGCAGGTGGCGAGGCCGAGGCCGGTGCCTTCGAACTCCCCTACTCCGTGCAGGCGGGTGAAAGACTCGAAGATGCGTTGGCGATCTTCGGCGGGGATGCCGATTCCGTTGTCCTTGACCGAGAAGAGCCAGAGGCCATTCTCCTGGCGAACCGCGTCTACGTGAATCTCGGGGACATCGCGCTTGCAGTACTTGATGCCGTTGCCGACGAGATTCTGGAGGAGTTGTTCCAGGAGCGAGGCGCTGCCCGTGACGGCGGGGAGATCTCCGTTTGTGACTACGGCTTTCTTATTGCGGATGACGTTGTGGAGGTTGGCCAGTGCACCTTCGAGGGCGGTCTGGATAGATACGGAGTTGAAGGTGACTTCGCCTTCGAGGCGGGTGTACTGGTAGAGGGTGGAGATGAGCGTGTCCATCCGGGCGGATGCCTTCAACGCCCAGTCGCAGTATTGCGGGATCATCTCCATCTTTCCTTCTGCAAGATCTTCCTGGATGTACATCAGGAAGGTCTGGATGGAGCTCGATGGGGCACGGAGGTCGTGGACGAGGATGTCGGCGAAGCGTTCGAGTTCCTTCTGCTGTTCGGCGAGCTTGCGCCGGAGCTGGACTTTTTCGACGGCGTTCTCAATGACCCTGCGGATGGAGGACGGGGTGATGTCGCCTTTGCGGATGTAGTCTGCCGCGCCGCGCTTCATGGCCTCGGTCGCGACGAGCTCGTCGCCGTGGCCGGTGGACATGACGAGGGGCATGTTAGGGCAGCGCTCGCCGAAAGAGAGAAGTGCCTGGAGGCCGTCCTGGCCGGGGAGTTGGTAGTCGACGATAGCGCAGTCGAAGGAGACCTCGCTGCACTTCGCAAACGCCTCGTCCGCGTCGATGACATGGGTACACTCCGCTTCCAGCTTGGACTGGCGAATGGCCCGCGCGATCTGCCGGGCGTCGCCGAGGTCGTCGTCTACCAGCAGAATTTTGAGGGGCGTTTTCATACGTTCTCTCGCGCTAAGGCAGTTCGACGATCTTCCAGTAACTGTCTACGAGGTTGAAGAGACGGAGGAAGTCTTCGCCGGCTTTTTCCTTGACGATGTAGCCGGCGACGTTGAGACCGTAGGCTGCGTTCCTGTCTTCATCGCGGTAGGAGGTGGTGAGGACGAAGACGACGGTATTGTGAAGGGCGGGGTCGGCGCGCAGGGTCGCCACGAGTTCAATGCCGTTCATGCGGGGCATGTTGAGGTCGACCAGCATGATCAGAGGGAACTTCACCTTTTCCTTGCCGTTCTCTCCGCGGAGCAGCTCCAGGGCTTCGATGCCATCGATGGCACGGCTGAAGGGGTTGACGATGCGGGCCTTGGCGAAGGCGCGTTGCACGGCGCGGGCGTCTCCATCGTCATCATCGACGAGGAGGATGTTGATGGGCCTGTTCTCAGCTTCGGCAGAGTATGTCATGCGGGCGCTCCTGCGGTGCTAGCGACGACGGCCCGCTCGATATCGGGCTGCTGGGCAGGCCAGGTGAAACGGAAGATGCTGCCGCGACCGTCAGACTCGACGGCAACGGTGCCGCCGAAGACCTCGACGTTCTTGCGCACCATGGCGAGGCCCATGCCGCTGCCTTCTACCTGGTCGCGCGGCTTCAGGGTCTGAAACATGTCGAAGATACGGGCCTGAAAGCGGGGATCGATGCCTGGGCCATCGTCCCTGACCTCGAAGGTGTGCATCTTTTCGCCGGGGTCGACGATGACATCGATCCTTCCGGTCTTTCTGTCGTGATGCTTGATGGCATTGCTGACGAGGTTCATCAGAATCTGCTGGAGCGGCATGCGGCACAGAGAGAGACCGGCGAAGGCGGGGTCTACGGTGATCTCAAAACCTGCAGGAGATGTGACCATGGAGAGCACATCCTTCATGAGCGCGTCCCCGGAGACGATTTCGAAGAAGTCGGCGTCGGTCTTGCGACCGATCCGGGAGTAGGCGAGGAGGTCGTTGAGCAGCCTGTCCATGCGCTTGACCCGGCCGCGGAGCATCTGCATGTTTTCGCGGATCTCGCCGGTCAGATGCTCTTCCAGGTCTTCTTCGAGCCACTTGGAGGCATTATCGATGACGCGCAGAGGAGCTTTGAGGTCGTGCGATGCAGCGTAGGCGAACTCGTCCAGCGCCTGGTTGCTGCGGACCAAGGCCCTGGTGTAGTTCGCAGCTTCCTCTTCAGCCCGTTTCTTCTCGGTGATATCTCGAATAATCGCGGAGAAGTGGCGGTTGCCGGCCAGCTGAAAGGCACTGACGGAGAGATCCGCCGGGAAGACGCTGCCGTCCTTTCGCCTTCCGTTGACCTCGGCTCTTGAAGCGCCATTTCGCGATTCTGCGCTGCGATGAGCGTCAGCGAAGTAACCTGCATGTTCGCTGTAGTATCGCTCCGGCAGCAGCATATTAATGTTCCTGCCGACGACCTCAGATTCAGCGTAGCCAAACATCTCCTGGCAGGACCGGTTGAAGGTTTCGATATTGCAAGCTTCGTCAAGCGTAAGCAGGCCATCGATCGCATTGTTGACGACGGCGGCCAGCATCGCCTCCGTCCCTTTGCGACTGCCGACCTCGCGCAGGTTCTTTGACGCTCCGATGACTCTTCCCTGCAGATCCCGGATAGGGGAGACGGTGATCGAAACCTCGATCCTGCTGCCGTTCTTGTGGAGGCGGACCGTCTCGAAGTGCTCGATTGCCCGGCCATGCACCATGGCATCGAGTATCTGGGCCTCCTGCTGAAGAAGTTCGGTTGGGATGAGCATGGAGATGGGCCTTCCGACGACTTCGTCCTCTCGATATCCGAAGATTCGCTCGGCCCCACGGTTCCAGCTCTTGATGGTGCCGTCCAGGGACTTTGAGATGATGGCTTCGTCGGAGGAGTCGACGATCGTGGCGAGCAGGGAGGCTTTTCCCGCGGCGTCCTGACGAAGAGCCATAAGTTCCTGCTGTGCGAGCACTTCCCGAACTACTCGATGCTGAAAGAGCTGTTCAGCGGTCCACCAGATGACGGCGACGTTGACGATGCGGTTGGTGAGAAGCATCCAGAGGGTGACGGCACTCGGATGCTTCAGGAAGGCGCCTGCCAAAGTCATGATGCTTGCGATCGCGGCGTAGAGGAAGACCATCCGGGCCCGGGAGAACTGCAAGCCAAAGTAGATCAAAGGGATGTACGCGGTGCAGAGGACAACGCCGCGAGGTGTGCGGGTGTCCGCTATGAAAACGGCGATGGAGAGCAGCGCGGGCACCCAGATCGCAACCGTTGAACCTCTCGTCGTCGATTGATAAGGCATCCGGATGTCTTCTAGTTGGGATATGGCTCTGCGACTGCAAAATGAACAGGGCACGGATCGCGACTGCACTGAAAGAGGTTATCGGCTGGCAGGAATGGATGCTTGAAGCGCTTTCGTGAGATTGTGCCCGGATCGGAGGAAGGCGGTTCGTGGTTCCCATGGAGGGACACCCTGGAACACTGCGTGGGAAATGCGCCGTTTGATGGTGGGATTACCATGCAGCCGATTCACGACGGAGCTAGTCGTTCTTCGGCGACGCGATCCAACTTCCGGGCGCGGAGAGACATCTCAGGGGAGACCTGCGGCAACGCAAACAGGTCTATCGGGCCAGTCCGGGACATGAGTATCGGAAAAGCGGCGGAGAATTTCATTCCGTTTCGACCGCTCTCAGGGTAGAGTCAGGGCATCCCGAACCATCTAAATGAATGTGGCACTACACTAAGGTTCCTACCCAACCAACGAGCTTTCGCACGAGGCAACTATGGAGCAGGCTTCTTATCGGGATCTTCAGTCGGATCGCAGGTGGTCCACGGTTCGGCGCATGGTTCTTTGTGCGCTGCTGACCCTGGCGACCGTGCACTGTGTCGAGTCGATCTTTGTCGACAACCTGAGCTTTATGAACCTGACATCCTATGAGAACGGCACGGAACAGATGCCGTTTCAGGGCAGAGTCGCGATGATTCCGGTGGGCCGATGGGCGGAGAAAAGCGCGCTGATGAAGCGGGAGTCCGCCTGGATTGAGCTGCGCATCTTCCACGGGGCGAACAAGCGGCTGGAACCGTTCAGTTCGAGCAAGGTGGCCTACCTCACGGTGGGGATGATGGCGAGTTTGCTGGCGGTAGGGTTTGGCGTCTTCATTGGACGGAGATATCTGCCGGGAGTCTGGTGGCTTCCGTCGGCGCTGTTTATCTACATGCTGTACGTGACGTATGCGGCGCGAGCCGACGCGCATTACTGGTATCCGTACGACCTTCCACACTTTGCGCTCTTCGGGATCGCGGCGATCTGCCTGCTGGAAGGCTGGTGGATCGCGGCGTTTTTGTTGTTCCTGACCGACCTGCCGGTGCGCGAGACTTCGGTATACCTGGTCCCGGTAGCGATCGCGATGGCGTATGCGCGGCGGCAGTGGCGGGCGATGAGTTGGGCTGCGGCGATGCTGGTGCTCTGGGTTGTCGTGAGGGTGCTGATCTCACGGCACTT
Coding sequences within it:
- a CDS encoding hybrid sensor histidine kinase/response regulator, whose product is MKTPLKILLVDDDLGDARQIARAIRQSKLEAECTHVIDADEAFAKCSEVSFDCAIVDYQLPGQDGLQALLSFGERCPNMPLVMSTGHGDELVATEAMKRGAADYIRKGDITPSSIRRVIENAVEKVQLRRKLAEQQKELERFADILVHDLRAPSSSIQTFLMYIQEDLAEGKMEMIPQYCDWALKASARMDTLISTLYQYTRLEGEVTFNSVSIQTALEGALANLHNVIRNKKAVVTNGDLPAVTGSASLLEQLLQNLVGNGIKYCKRDVPEIHVDAVRQENGLWLFSVKDNGIGIPAEDRQRIFESFTRLHGVGEFEGTGLGLATCSKIVNRHGGTIYCDSVEGEGTTFYFTLPP
- a CDS encoding response regulator — encoded protein: MTYSAEAENRPINILLVDDDDGDARAVQRAFAKARIVNPFSRAIDGIEALELLRGENGKEKVKFPLIMLVDLNMPRMNGIELVATLRADPALHNTVVFVLTTSYRDEDRNAAYGLNVAGYIVKEKAGEDFLRLFNLVDSYWKIVELP
- a CDS encoding sensor histidine kinase, with protein sequence MPYQSTTRGSTVAIWVPALLSIAVFIADTRTPRGVVLCTAYIPLIYFGLQFSRARMVFLYAAIASIMTLAGAFLKHPSAVTLWMLLTNRIVNVAVIWWTAEQLFQHRVVREVLAQQELMALRQDAAGKASLLATIVDSSDEAIISKSLDGTIKSWNRGAERIFGYREDEVVGRPISMLIPTELLQQEAQILDAMVHGRAIEHFETVRLHKNGSRIEVSITVSPIRDLQGRVIGASKNLREVGSRKGTEAMLAAVVNNAIDGLLTLDEACNIETFNRSCQEMFGYAESEVVGRNINMLLPERYYSEHAGYFADAHRSAESRNGASRAEVNGRRKDGSVFPADLSVSAFQLAGNRHFSAIIRDITEKKRAEEEAANYTRALVRSNQALDEFAYAASHDLKAPLRVIDNASKWLEEDLEEHLTGEIRENMQMLRGRVKRMDRLLNDLLAYSRIGRKTDADFFEIVSGDALMKDVLSMVTSPAGFEITVDPAFAGLSLCRMPLQQILMNLVSNAIKHHDRKTGRIDVIVDPGEKMHTFEVRDDGPGIDPRFQARIFDMFQTLKPRDQVEGSGMGLAMVRKNVEVFGGTVAVESDGRGSIFRFTWPAQQPDIERAVVASTAGAPA